GCCCGGGCACAGAACTTCGGACAAGTCTCCAACGCCTTCGTCCGCGTAGTGGATGCATCCAGTGACCGTGAGATTCTGCGGTTCGATCTCGGCGAGGACTTCTCCACTGAGACTGCTGTGGTCTTCTGTGAATTCTACCGCCAGGGGGCGGATTGGAAATTCCAGGCGATCGGCAGCGGCTTCGCCGGCGGACTAAGTGCATTATGCAAAAACTACGGGCTGGACGCGCAATAAGAGCTTCAAAGGCGGGATCATCATCGATCCTGCCCTTTTTATACACAAAATCTGATAAGTTGCGCTCTTATCCATGTATAAAGGTGGCGTAAGAATGAATACAGAAGTAGTCAAAGGGCAGAAAGCAGACCTGACCAAAGGGAACCCGGGGCTCCGCAGTATTACGGTTGAGATCGGGTGGAAAGCTCCGTCTTCCATGGATATTGATGCTTCCGCATTCCTGCTTGGAGCGGGCGGTAAAGTGGGCAGTGACGACGATCTGATCTTTTATAATAACCCGTCTACTCCCTATATCACCTATAAGGATGTACCTGGGACGGCTTCGGGCGGATTGAAGCAGTTCGAGGTCTCGCTGGAACGGATTCCGGCAAACATAGTGAAGATTGCCTTCACCCTTACTCTGTATGACGGAGAAAACCGCAAGCAGATGTTCGGACAAATGAGTGAAGCGGAGTGCCGGATCGTGAATCAGGCGACAGGTGCGCAGCTTCTGCGGTGTAACCTTGGAAATCAGTTCTCTGTGGAAACGGCTGTTGTAGTTGGAGAATTATATAGACATGGTGAAGAATGGAAATACAGTGCGATTGTTGCGGGCTTCTCGGGCGGGCTTAAGGCGCTCTGCGGCAACTATGGCATAGAAGTAGCGGACGAGCCTGCACCGGCACCGAAGCCGCCGGAACAGACGCCGTCGCCGGGACGCCCGCCGCTTCAAGTGCCGCCGCCCCGCGCGGAGTCCTCCAGACCGAATATTGTGATTCCTCCACCACCTACACCGGCACCGCCTAAGCAGGAGGCTGCTCCCGCACCGGCGCTGAATCTCAATCTGAAGAAGATTGAGCTGAAGAAGAAGGGCGATTCGATTAACCTGAAGAAATCCGCCTCCGGTCTGGGTGAGCTGTTAATTAACCTGAACTGGAACCAGAAGCAGGGCGGAGGGCTGTTCAGCCGTAACAAGGGCGGGGTGGATCTCGATCTGGCCTGTCTGTATGAGCTGAAGAACGGCAGCAAAGGCGTGGTGCAGGCACTGGGCAATGCGTTCGGTAACCTGCAGCAGCAGCCTTATATGATGCTCGATGGAGATGACCGGACCGGCTCCGTAACATCTGGCGAGAATCTGCGTATAAACGGAAGTAAGGTTGCCCAGATCGAACGGATTCTGGTGTTTGCCTTTATTTACAAAGGAGTTACCAACTGGTCTGAGGCGGATGGAGTGGTTACCCTGAAGCAGGATGGAGGACCGGATATTATCGTTAATCTGGACGAGCATAACAACCGTAAAGGCATGTGCGCCATCGCGCTGATCCGGAATGTGGACAATGAGACCTTCAGTATTGAACGGCTCGTGCAATATTTCAGCGGTCACCGAGAGATGGATGAGGCTTATGGCTGGGGGCTTCGCTGGGTAGCGGGAAGCAAATAATTTGATATTACCGGAGGCGCAAGTGGAATGGACTGGTTCAGTGATTTTTTTAGGAGTATCGGTGAGAATTACGGGCATTTCTTCTCATGGAGTGATATTGCAGGAACGCTCTCCGACCCTGTCAGCTGGGGGATAATCGGAAGCCTGATTCTGCTGGAGGGTCTGCTGTCGGCTGATAACGCGCTTGTACTGGCGGTAATGGTTAAGCATCTGCCGAAGGAGCAGCAGCGTAAGGCGTTGTTCTACGGTATTATCGGTGCTTACGTATTCAGATTCCTGGCCATTGGTCTGGGGACCTATCTCGTCAAGTTCACGCTGGTTAAGGTGCTTGGAGCCTTGTATCTCTTCTACATTGCCTACAAAGGGTTGTACAAGGGCAGCAGCGGAGAAGAGGGAGAGATTAAGAATAAAGGCGCCTCATTCTGGAAGACGGTACTCCTGGTTGAATTAATGGATATTGCCTTCAGTATTGACAGCGTGGTAGCTGCATTCGGTCTTAGCAGTGAAGTATGGGTACTCTTCCTGGGCGGTATCCTCGGCGTACTGATGATGCGCGGAGTGGCACAGGTGTTCCTCAAACTGATTGCCAGATATCCTGAACTGGAACAGACGGCATTCCTGCTCATTGCACTTATTGCCGGTAAAATGCTTGCCGGAGCCTTCGGCTATGAATTGCCGCATGTCATTTTCTTTGGGATTCTGATTGCGGTGTTTGCGGGTACTATTCTATACAGCGCAAGCAAACGCAAAAAAGAGGAAAACCGCAAAGCCTGAACCATCTAAAAACCTGATTCATAAGTTCATATGTATAGCTGTACAGGAAGGCGGGGAGTTCACGGGAAGGGTGGACTCCGGCGTGCTTCCGGGTAATCGTTATATGTTGTAGCATGGCCTTTGCCTGGGTCTTGAGCAAGCCGGATGCCGTCCCCTAGAGGACGGCATCGCTGGTTCTGCTTGCTTGCAAATGGCTATTTGTCAGGTGCTTGGCACATCATTAAGGGGGAAGGGCCTTGAGATATTTCGATTACCTCACACAAGAACAGGAAGCCTCATTATTCCATGTTCCGCCGGTTTCATTTGATCACACTACCCGCAAGGATTTACTGGCTTATGCCGTCGGAGCAGCCCTTTATATGCCGGCCACCCGTGCCAGTGTTGCCGAAGATATTATTAAGCTGAGAGCCTCGGGGCTTATCACGGTAATCATAGATTTGGAGGATGCCATCGGGGACGGTGAAGTGGATTATGCTGAAGAGTCCATCGTCAGGCATCTGGCGTTTCTGTCCGCTTATGCGGAGAATGAGCCGGAGCAGCGCGGCAGTCTTCCGCTGCTGTTCATCCGCGTACGTAACCCTGCACAGCTGCGGGATCTGATTTTTCGGCTGGGATCATTAATCACCATGCTGACCGGCTTCGTCTTCCCCAAATTCTCTGTAGAGAACGGTACGGATTATTTCGAGGCCATTGCCGATTATAATGACACACGGAGCTATTCAGCCCCTGTGCTGTATGGGATGCCGATTCTGGAGAATGCACCGGTTATCTACCGGGAGAGCCGGATGGATACTTTGCTGGGGGTCCGCGATCTGCTTGGGCAATACCGCGAGTATGTGCTGAATGTCCGGATTGGAGCGACGGACTTTTCCAGTCTGTTCGGACTCCGCCGCAGCCCGGATATCAGCATCTATGACCTGACACCGATCCGTGACTGCATGTCGGATATTATTAATGTATTTGGCCGGGTGGAGGAAGGCTACGTGATCTCAGGACCCGTGTGGGAGTATTTTGCCAGCAAGGGGCACCGGGTCCTCCGCCCGCAGCTGCGGGAGACGCCCTTCGAGGATACCTACGGCAAGCATGGCCGCGAGATGCGCAACAGCTTCATCTCAAGCTCGATGGACGGGCTGATCCGGGAAGTGATTTTGGACAAGGAGAACGGCATTGTGGGCAAAACCATTATCCACCCTTCCCACCTCAGACCGGTGCAGGCAATGTATACCGTAATGCATGAAGAGTATGTGGATGCCTTAAGTATTGTAGACAGCAATGATGGCAGCCGCGGCGTGTTCAAGAGTGAATACTATAACAAAATGAATGAAATCAAGCCTCATTTGAACTGGGCCAGACGAATCTTACTACGATCTCAAATATACGGGGTGTTACATGAACAACAGAATTTTGTCGGATTACTACCCGAGAACGAGTATACACACGTTTAACATTGTCGAGAATCTGCAGGTTACGGTAACGGAAACCTCCAATCCTTTTCATATGCCCGTGGATTCCTTGTTCTCCATGGCTGCACGAATCAATAAGAAGCGCTCCTTCCTGTTCGTCAGCAAAGTGCTGGGCAAGCATATTCCCGTAGGACCGTATACCCCGCTGCTCAGCGGAGCGGCACTCGCCTTGCTTCTGTATCTGGAGATGAGCGCGGATACCGCTGACCGGGTGGTTATGGACCCGCTGATGAACCAGGCCGTTCATGGCCTGATCCATCCTGAATATGCGGAAGAAGCTTATCATGCGCTGCTTGCTGCGCGCCTGGCTCTGCCTGAGCCGGTTCTGTTTATCGGATTCGCCGAAACCGCTACCGCCTTGGGCCATAGCATGTATAATGCGTTCGCTGGCGGTGCGTCTTATATTCATACCACGCGTGAGATGATTCCTGAGCTGGAATCGGTGGTCACCTTTGAAGAGGAGCATTCCCACGCCGTAGATCATCTCTGCTATGCCCTGGACGCCGGGTTGTTATCGGGGACAGAGCCGATTGTGCTGGTGGATGACGAGATTACGACCGGTAATACGGCAATTAATACGATCCGGGATATCCAGTCCAAATTCCCGCGCAGGGAGTATGTAGTGGCTTCTCTCTTGGACTGGCGGAGCGATGCCAATATACAAGCTTACCGTGAGCTGGAGCAAGAGCTGGGTATACGGATAACCGCTTTATCCCTGCTTCAGGGAAGCATCAAGGTTGAGGGAATACCGCAGCTGCAAGCCGCAGCTGATAGCGGAGCCGCTGCTTCCACAGGCGCAGAGCTTGTAACCACTTATGTATTCGACGGTTTAGAGCGGCTTCCGGTAACCTCGGCGGATGGGCAGGGCGTTATCAATTCATCGCCTTATCTGAAGCACAGCGGCCGCTTCGGGCTGGAGTCTGCGGATAATGCGCAAATAGATGCAGGTGTAAGCCGTGTGGCCAGGCAGCTCCGGGGACTGCGCGAAGGTGCCCGTACGCTGGTGATGGGCGTAGGCGAGTTCATGTATCTGCCGATGCGGATCGCCGCAGAGATGGGGGAAGGCGTGTTGTACCAGTCCTCGACCCGCAGTCCGATCCATCCCGAGCGGCGTGAGGATTACGGCGTGCATAACGCCGCTGCCTATCCGTCCGCAGGCGATACGGAGATCACGAATTTCATCTATAATGTGGACCCCGGCCAGTATGACGATATCTTCGTCCTGCTGGAGCGGGAGGTACCCTGGCAGCGGATTGCGCCGATGACGGATATTTTACAGAGGCTGGCGGGCAATAAGGTACATCTTGTTGTGCTCAGCTCAGAACCACATACGGGAGGCTCAGGGCTATGAAGGGAATAGATATCGAAGCGATTCACAACAGAAGAATATCCCCTCCGGTTGCGCTGGGCAGCTATCCTGCTTCCGACGTTACCTTTCTGCTCAAGGATCTAAGCGATGTATCCCTGGAGCGGGGAACGGCCGAGCGGGAGGAAGCGATCCAGTCCGGCGTGCATTATTCGGAGATGCTTCCGGTGGAATACCAGCCGACAGAGCAGTATATCGAATTGTTTCATGAGACGCTGCAGCTGACTGCGAAGAAGGTGGCGCTGGCTGTAGCTGTGGTGTCCGAGATGATTGTTGCCCGGCGGGGAACGGCGAATACCGTGCTGGTCTCTCTGGCGAGAGCGGGCACTCCTATCGGGGTATTGATCAAACGTTATATTCTTGAGAAATATGGAGCGGACCTTCCGCATTACAGCATCTCGATAATCCGCGGTAAGGGGATTGATGAGAATGCGGTGCTCTACATGCTGCAGCAGCATGGACGGGATGCCGAGCTGCAATTCATCGATGGCTGGACCGGTAAGGGGGCCATCCGGCAGGTGCTGATAGAGGCCTGTGAGAGTATGCATAAGAAATATGGCATTACGCTAAATGATGATCTGGCGGTACTCGCAGACCCCGGGCACTGCTCGGGAACCTACGGCACCCGGGAGGATTATCTGATTCCAAGCGCCTGCCTGAACTCCACGGTATCCGGTCTGATGAGCCGTACGGTGCTCCGCGATGATCTGATCGGTGCTGAGGAATTCCACGGAGCCAAATTCTACAAGGAATGGCTGGACAGTGATCTGTCCAACGTATTCGTTGAAGCAATTACCCCGTATTTCGCGGAAGTAGCGGCAGAGGCACTAGCACAGGCTGCGGGGATGCTGGAGCATCCGCCGGAGATTACCTGGCAGGGGCTGGCTGATATCCGCAGTATTCAGGATACCTTCGGCATAGATAATATCAATCTGGTGAAGCCCGGAGTGGGTGAGACGACACGTGTGCTGCTGCGCAGAGTGCCCTGGAGAATTCTTGTAGACAGGCTGGATAATCCCAACCTGCGGCATATTCTGCTGCTGGCTGAGGACCGGGGCGTGCCGGTAGAGGTCTATCCCGGGCTGACCTACTCCTGCTGCGGAATCATCAAGCCGCTGAAAGGGGAGAGTGAATGATCTACGCCAGCGATCTGGACCGTACGCTGATCTACTCTCTTAGCGCGATAGGCGTTCCTGAGGACACCCCCGGTCTGGTTCCGGCAGAGGTTGTTGACGGCAGAACGGTATCGTATATCTCACAGCAGGCTCTGGCTACACTGAAAGAGCTGGCGGCGAAGATTGTTTTCATGCCGGTGACTACACGTACGATTGCCCAGTACCGGCGGATTAACCTGTTCCAGGAGACGGTCATTCCGGATTATGCCATCACCAGCAATGGGGGCAATATTCTTGTGAACGGGGTAGTGGACCTGGATTGGCGGACGGCTGTAGGCAGAGCGGTGGAACGCGGCTCCGCAGCGGCGGAAGAAGCCGAAAGTATCGTGCGTGCTGTGGTCCGGGAAGAATGGATCATTAGCCGGCGGTATTGCGATGAGCTGTTCTTTACGTTCGTGGTTCACCGGGATTCGCTGCCGCTGGAGGAGATTGCCCGGATGGCGCAGCGGCTGGGTGAGCTTGGCTGGAAGGTATCCCTGCAGGGGCGCAAGCTCTACATCGTGCCGGAGGCAGTGAACAAAAGCGATGCCATTATCCATGTCCGCCGCACCGTGCATTCGGAGCCGATGGTCGCCTCTGGCGACTCTCTTCTGGACAAGAGCCTGCTCGCCGCCGCCGACTATGCCATAGCCCCCTGTCACGGAGAAATATTTGCCGAGCAGCAGGCGGGTTTAGTACACTTAGAGTATCCGTTTACTGAGCGGCCGGGGGTGTTTGCCGCGGATGAGATTATGCAGTATGTTCACAGGATTTATACACATTTGACAGCATTGGGAGTTGGACCGCCACCATGAAAAAGGTAAATATATATTTCAACCGCTGGTTCTCTGTTGCCTATCACTATATGAATCTCATCCGGAGCAATGAAGACGGGATTCCGGTGCAAATCTTCGCCACCCACCCGGATATCCACCATATGTCGCTGCAAGGCGCCGATGTGGCCGGAACCGAGCCGGCGCTCGAAGGCATTGAATACGTGCAGTTCTGTGTTGATTTTTGCCGCCGGAATGAGATTGATATCTTCATCCCCCGGCTGCATATGCTCGATATTGCGCTGCATGCTTCGCTGTTCGATGAGATCGGGACGAAGGTGCTGGTCTGCCGTGATCTGGATCTGCTTGAGATGATCATGGACAAAGGCAAGTTCTATGAGAGCGTGAAGACCAACGGGATTATGACGATCCCTGATTATCATGTGGTTAGTAATGCAGAACAGTTCAGGGAAGCTTATGAAGATCTCACAGCCAAAGGACACAAGGTCTGCTTCAAGCCTACCGAGACGGAAGGCGGACTCGGATTCCGGATCATTGATAATGACCGCAGTCCCGTGGAGGAGCTGTTCGGGCATGTGACTCCGCTGATCTCCTTCGAGGAGGCTTACCGCATCCTTGCAGAAGCCGGGAGCTTCCCTAACCTGATGGTGATGGAGCTGCTGGAGGGCTATGAATATAGTATTGATTGTCTGTCGGATGAGAAGGGCAATCTGCTGGCCGCCGTCCCCCGCCGGAAGGCGGGCGGCCGTCTGCGGCTGATGGAGTATATTCCAGAGCTTGCGGAGGTTGCCCGCAGGGTGGCTGAGACGTACCGGATTCCGTTCAATTTCAATGTCCAGATGAAGTACAGCGGCGGCGTCCCCAAGCTGCTGGAGATTAACCCGCGGATGTCCGGCGGCCTGCATATCTCCTGTCTGTCCGGAATCAACTTCCCTTATCTGGCTGTCAAAAGCGCGCTCGGCGGCGAGGTTCTGCCTGCGGAGTTCGAGCATAACGTCCTGGCCAGCCATGTTGAGCAGCCGCTGATCATGAGAATAAACGGAGAATCCGTGATTACGGATTCCGTGAATTGAGCGTGAAGCATTCACGCTCATAAGAGGTGAGAGGAATGCAAGCTAAATTCAAAGTACTGGCGTATGCCGGTGCCGGTTATGTCGTAGCCGTACTGACCAGCGGCTTCCTGCCTGAGCTGGTCTCGCTGCTGCTTCCGGTAATCGGGGCGGCACTTGCGGTGCCGGAGCTCAGGCGCACAAGAGTGAATCTCCCGGTGGAGGTGATTCCTGCCGGACAGGAGCCGAAGGCCATTCCGGCGGCATCCGCCGCCGCACCGCAGGCTTCGTCTGCTGCCGCTGTTGCGACTCCTGCTGCTGCGGGACAGGCCTCCCCGGCCCAGTCGGGAGCCGGACACAGGGAGGAAATACAGATCGGGGCAGAGTTCGCCCCGGTGGTGGAGTATCTCAGTATTCTGGAGGATATGATTATCTCCGAAGGGCAGAAGGATACGCTGGACAATGAGATTGTCGAGAAGTCGCTGGCGCTGTTCGCCCGGCTGCAGCGCGTCATTCCGCTGCTCCAGGAGCTGGGCAATGGCGAGATAAACCATACCGTCCGCAGACTGGTGCTGAAGGACCTTAATGGAGTAATCAACCCGTTCCTGCGCCTGGGCGGCGAAGCCAAGACAAGAAACCGGAGAATGCTGCTGAACGGTCTGCGTGATGTCGATGCCAAAATTTCCGATATTGCGTCGACGATTGAGCACAAAGACCTGATGGAACTTCAGACCAAGGCGGAACTGATTCATCAGCGCTACAGCAGTTCCGAATTATAGGAGGAGGATAGCCATGTCCACGCAGTTAATTGAGCTTAGAAAAGAAGATGAGCAGAAGGTAGTCCAGGAGGCTTCCCAGCTAATTGAGCAGGTAGCCAAGACTGACACGGTGGCGCTGGATTCCCTGATGGATGATATCGGGAAGCTTGGGGTGAAGACGCAGGAGAAGGCAGGCCAGACCCTGAAGCTGCTGGACCGCCCCGTTAATGACCTGATGAGCGGCAAGCGGGTGGAAGTGCCCAATATGATTATGAAGCTGCGCAATGAGTGCGAGACCCTTCAGCAGAGCAAGAATGTCAGCTTCTTCGGCAAAATGCTGCGCAAAAGCCCGCTTAAGAATTATGTCTACAAATATCAGTCGGTCCGCACCAACATTGATGCCATTATCACCGGTCTGCGTGACGGCCGGGATACGCTGGAGGAGAGCATCGTCAACATGCGCCAGCTGAAGCGCACCTCCATGGAGGAGATCTATAACCTCCAGACCAAGATCGCCTTCGGCAACAAGCTGAAGGAGCTGTTCGAGGTTGAGATCGCCAAGCCCGAGAATGAATTCCGCAAAGCGTATCTGGAGCGCGGGCTGCGTAAGGTCATGGTGCGGATTCAGTCCATGACCGAGATGATTCTGCTCTACAATCAGGCGATTGCGGCAACGGATATCATCAATGACAATAATGACAAGCTGATTGATTCCGTAAACAACGCGATTGATAAGACCTCCAACCTGATCACCGTCTCGGCGATGATTGCGATGTCCCTGGCTGATCAGGAGAATGTCATCAATGCGGTCGAAGCCACCAACAAGACGATCGAGGACCAGTTCAAGGAGAATGCGCGGCTGCTGCGCACGACGACCGAGAAGACTACGGAGCTGCTCTCCAAGCCATCCATGTCCCTGGAAGCCGTGAATCAGGCCATTGGCGACCTGCTCAGTGCCCTGGATACCTCAGAGCAGTCCAACCGGCGGATCATCGAGAGCTGTCAGGATTATACGTCCAAAATGACCACCATCAACACCCAGCTGAACAACCGGCTCGGGCTGAATGAGGGCTCGCAGCCGCAGGCTTTGAAGCAGGCGGAGAGCGGGCTGAGCAGCTTTTTGAATTAGGGGTTTGATTCTGGGCCGGTAGAAATCCACTCATATTATCCCGCTCTCCCACATACGTTGTCACTAAGGCGACCTGTGGAGAAAGAGGGGATAAGCGGGATGATTCTGGGATGCTTGATCGTGGTGCTTATCGTCGTAGCCAGCAGTGAGAAGGCGGAGGCGATTGCCAGCCTGAATGATCGGGAGGATAACGGCCTGTGAAAAGGGTGCGGGCAGTGAACGGAATCCATAAATTATTGATGCTCTGTGATTCAAGCAATTTCCAGTGGTTTATTGGGTATAATAGCCTGGAGGCTGTACATCAGTCTTCCGGCACCACTGAAAATATAAAGTGAATACGGAGGTCAAATGGAGAACGAGGCACTGCTGCAGGTAGAGAAGCTTGCACTTAAGAAACAGAAGATCTTCCGGCAAAGCGTATTCCGGTACATTGCCAGGGCTATGCTCGCCAGCATGTTTATCGGCTTCGGCGTGATCGTAGCCTTTAAGACCGGCAACTTCTTCTATATGGAACAATCGCCGATGACCTATCCGATGGCTGCGATTACGTTCGGCGCAGCCATCATCCTGATTTCATACGGCGGGGGCGATTTGTTCACCGGGGATACTTTCTATTACACCTATGCGGCACTGAGGCGCAAGCTGGCATGGACCGAGGTTGTGCGGATGTGGGTCGTCAGCTATCTGGGCAACATTCTTGGGGCTGCGGCGTTTGCGCTGCTTATTTTTCTGACCGGATTGTTCTATGATTCCTCTGTCAACGGGTTCCTGCTGGATGTGGTGGCTCATAAGATGGAAGCTCCGGCGATGCAGCTGTTCTTCCGGGCGATTCTCTGTAACTGGCTCGTCTGTCTGGCTTTCTTCGTGCCAATGTCAATGAAGAACGACGGTGCCAAAATGTTCGCCATGGTGCTGTTCGTGTTCTGCTTTTTCATCTCAGGGTACGAGCATAGTATTGCCAACATGTGTACCTTCGCGATTGCCCTCGTCCTGGACCACCCCGGTACGATCTCCTGGGGAGGCGTGGTGCATAATCTCGTCCCGGTCACATTAGGCAATCTTATCGGCGGCGGCGTGCTAATGGGTGTGATGTATTACTATGTGAACAAGCCGTTTCTGGAGGATGAGTCTCACTGAACGGCAATAACACGACACAACAGCGATTCTCCGGTGATAGGGGGATCGCTGTTGTGCGTCCGTAGTTTGGAATTAGGGAACTGGGGGATATTATAGTGAGCTGTCAGACATGTTCCAGTAAAAAGGTGCGTTCTCTTTAGTATTGTGTTGGTACGAGGGTGCATGGTCCGGAGGAAGTACATAGAAAGCAAAAATCAGGGGCACTAATGCCCCTGATTTCGCTTAATGCCGCAGAATAAGTTGTTACATCACCTACCTGTTAGGATGAGTATGTGCTGTAGCGGTAATCTGCTGCTTACCACTTGGAGCCGCCGGAGCTTCGGCCGGATTTGCCGCCGCCAAATGAAGAGCCGCCGGAGGAACGACCGCCACCGCCGCCGCCCCAAGAAGAGCCGCCGGAGGAGCGTCCGCCGCCACCGAATCCTCCGCCCGAAGGCGGGCCGGAATTGCGTCTGCGGGCTTGGTCCCGGCGCTGCTGCTCGCGCAGCATGGCCATTCTGGCTGCGCGTTCGGCCTCTTCCTTCTGGCGGACCAGCCGGTTCGCTTCCTCTACGAAGGACGCGATCTGCGAAGCGTAGGAGCGTCCTGTCTCCTCCAGTTGATCCAGATCGTAAGGACCCGAGGCGAGACGCTGCTCCAGCTCGGTATACTCAGGCAGCAGGGACAGCTGGAAGCGGTTCTGCGAGGCAATTCCTCTGCTGTGCAGCAGATTGTAGGCGGCATCCACCCGGCCCTGCCCTTCCGTGAACAGCCTGCTCAGGCTGTCCAGGCGCTCCTCCAGAGAGTCTAGACTGCTGCTAATGCTACTCATGCTGTTTGCCGTCTCATCCTGCAAGGCAAGCAGCCGGTCCAGCCCGCTGCGGGCATTGTCATACTCTCCGCGTGCATCGCTGGTCCAGGTCTCAAGCTGCGGCACTTCTGCCGCGCCTTGCCGCAGTGCGCCGCCGGCCTCTTCCAGCAGCTTCTCCAGAGCGTCCAGATGCTGCCGGGCGAACCGGTTCTTCACCCCGGCCAGCCGGCTCTGCAATTCATTCCGCCGCTGGCTAAGCATTGCCCATGTGCTGCGTACAGTCTCCAGATCCCTGAGATTATTCTGCCGGATCATAGCCTGGCGTTCCGTCATAGCCACGGCTTCAGTCAGAAGGGCATCCATGTCAGCGCCAATCCGGCGCACTTCGTCCATATGGCCGCTGTGCAGCGGCGCTTCCATGGAACTGGCGGCAGCGGAAGCCTGGTCCAGGCTGTCGTAAGGCTTAACCTTCATATTGTGCAGGGAGTTCTGGTCGATCAGCTCTGCAATCCGGCTACGGGTAGCCGCCAGGATACCGGGGAAGGCCTTCAGCTTGTCGTCAAAGGTCTCCACATCCTGCACATCCTGCACAATCTGCTGTTGCCGCTCCTTCGCTTGTGCAGTAATCTCCTGGGCGGCGATTGGGTCGAACAGCTCCAACTGATCTGCCTTGGCCGTCTCTTCAGCCAGCTCCTGAAGATCTTGGGCAATCTTCTCCAGCGTATAGCCCGTCTCCCGGACCGCTTGCTGGCGCTGTTCTTCAAGCTCGGGGGCAGCCTG
This genomic interval from Paenibacillus sp. FSL H8-0332 contains the following:
- a CDS encoding toxic anion resistance protein, giving the protein MSTQLIELRKEDEQKVVQEASQLIEQVAKTDTVALDSLMDDIGKLGVKTQEKAGQTLKLLDRPVNDLMSGKRVEVPNMIMKLRNECETLQQSKNVSFFGKMLRKSPLKNYVYKYQSVRTNIDAIITGLRDGRDTLEESIVNMRQLKRTSMEEIYNLQTKIAFGNKLKELFEVEIAKPENEFRKAYLERGLRKVMVRIQSMTEMILLYNQAIAATDIINDNNDKLIDSVNNAIDKTSNLITVSAMIAMSLADQENVINAVEATNKTIEDQFKENARLLRTTTEKTTELLSKPSMSLEAVNQAIGDLLSALDTSEQSNRRIIESCQDYTSKMTTINTQLNNRLGLNEGSQPQALKQAESGLSSFLN
- a CDS encoding formate/nitrite transporter family protein yields the protein MENEALLQVEKLALKKQKIFRQSVFRYIARAMLASMFIGFGVIVAFKTGNFFYMEQSPMTYPMAAITFGAAIILISYGGGDLFTGDTFYYTYAALRRKLAWTEVVRMWVVSYLGNILGAAAFALLIFLTGLFYDSSVNGFLLDVVAHKMEAPAMQLFFRAILCNWLVCLAFFVPMSMKNDGAKMFAMVLFVFCFFISGYEHSIANMCTFAIALVLDHPGTISWGGVVHNLVPVTLGNLIGGGVLMGVMYYYVNKPFLEDESH
- a CDS encoding TPM domain-containing protein; this translates as MRKNLTLALVLILSLLWIPGVYAANVPAQQGVITDEARLLSAQEAESLSRIATTDRYTFHVLTVDSLAESDISSYAADVYDTWGLKSRDILLLIAYEDQLTEISFINPGLQDALDAWSIQQGGAAGNAAINKVLEKYFNPYAKNGDIPEGIRSVIQQMQAIGSSGQSGNTGSGAAGGTAAGTAGAASGANGSGSGFPLLPVAGGLVLAALLILLLYVLITGLRRRKGLSAQREQLADLLVRANHALESLQPFQGIVQGKTGEMVEGISKRLTSRLVEISALQTAGQAPLPPFYRLSALKAAAEQLQQTEGEFRASLEEEEKKVAVISDADRNVKQQITELKQAAPELEEQRQQAVRETGYTLEKIAQDLQELAEETAKADQLELFDPIAAQEITAQAKERQQQIVQDVQDVETFDDKLKAFPGILAATRSRIAELIDQNSLHNMKVKPYDSLDQASAAASSMEAPLHSGHMDEVRRIGADMDALLTEAVAMTERQAMIRQNNLRDLETVRSTWAMLSQRRNELQSRLAGVKNRFARQHLDALEKLLEEAGGALRQGAAEVPQLETWTSDARGEYDNARSGLDRLLALQDETANSMSSISSSLDSLEERLDSLSRLFTEGQGRVDAAYNLLHSRGIASQNRFQLSLLPEYTELEQRLASGPYDLDQLEETGRSYASQIASFVEEANRLVRQKEEAERAARMAMLREQQRRDQARRRNSGPPSGGGFGGGGRSSGGSSWGGGGGGRSSGGSSFGGGKSGRSSGGSKW